A window of Stigmatella erecta genomic DNA:
ATCCTCGGGTTCCGAGCCGCTGGCTCTTTCAAGCTCGGCGCCGAGCTAGCGCAGGCTGAGAGAAAGAGCAGAAGTGCGATGCAAGCTCGGAGACGCACGGTCACGTCCTTTCAATCAAGCGTGATGCTGTCGCTCAAGGCTCTCCCGCCCTGGAGTATGCCAGCATGCACTGACGACTACGGTGCTCGGAGCGTGCCGAAGTGCGGCAGCACGGCCCGGAGCGCACCAGCACCCCAGGCGGTATCATCAGCTCATCTTTGACGAACTCCTCGAAGCCACGGCGGCCTGTCGCAGCGTCGTGGACTGCCGGGCGGTGTTGACTGCCCAGCTCCGGAGACTGGCCAAGCAGATCGCCACCCCGGGAACTGAACTGAACCAACTCGTCACCCAGGCCACGCCGCGATAAACGGAGTCCATGACCAAGCGGTTCTTCAGACTCGCCGACGACGTGATGCTCCCGAACCGTTGGCACTTGGCGATGCCCCGGAACCCCCAGGGCGTCAAAGTGGACGATGACGAGTTCTGGAGGGGAACTCCCGTCCACATCAAGGGCCGCTTGAGAACCCCTATCGAGATCGAGGGCAAGCCGCTGGACTACACGGAGACGGGTCTCAACATCCCGGTGGTGCATGTCCGGGCCGCCTCCCTGTTCATGGCGTTGGCCCCAGACGACATGCAACTGCTCCCCGTGGATGTGGAGGGCCAACCCGATCAGTACCTCATCCTCGTGTGAGGATGGAGTCCCTCACAAGGTCGGCCAGTATGCCTCCGTGCGTGAGATGCGCATCGACAAGGCCAAGGCAGGAAGCACGAAGGTGTTTCGCTGTGAGGGGTGGAGCAGCTCCCTGATCGTGTCGAGGATGTCTAGTTAGAAGCCGTAGATCTTCGAGAGGATCTCCTTCATCACCTCGGAGGTGCCACCGCCGATGGTGATGAGACGGATGTCCCGCCACGCGCGGGCGATGGGCGTCTCCTCGATGTAGCCCATGCCTCCGAAGAACTGCTGGCAGTCGTAGGCCACGCGCTGCGCCAGGTCTCCGGCGAAGAGCTTCGCCATGGAGATCTCCTTCACCGCGTTCTCCTTCGCGTCGAAGACCGACACCGCGTGATAGGTGAGCCGCTTGGCCGCCTCGATGCCCGTGAGGTGCTCGACGAACTTGTGGCGCCACACCTGGAACTTGAGCAGCGGCCTGCCGAAGGCCTCGCGCTCGGTGCCGTAGCGCAGCGCGTCCTCCACCATGCGCTCCATGCCCGCCACCGCCGTGAGCGCGCCCACCAGCCGCTCGCCCTGGAAGTTGGTCATGATGGAGTAGAAGCCCGCGTTCTCCTCGCCCAGCACGTAGCGCCGGGGGATGCGGCAGTCCTCGAAGTAGAGGATGGCCGTGTCCGAGGAGAGGTTGCCCACCTTGTCGAGCTTCTTGGACACCGAGAAGCCCTTCACGTCCGTGGGGAACGTCACCAGGGAGATACCCCCGTAGCCGGCCTCGCCCGTGCGCACCCCCAGGGTGATGAAGTCCGCCCGGGTGCCGTTGGTGATCCACATCTTCGAGCCGTTGATGACGTAGTCATCCCCGTCGATGCGCGCCGTGGTCTTCATGTTGGCCACGTCCGAGCCCACGCCCGGCTCGCTCACGCCCAGCGCGGCGATGCGCTCGCCCTTGAGCGCCGGCTCCAGGAACTCGCGCTTCTGCTCGTCGGTGCCGATCTCGTTGATGATGGGCGTGGCCATCTGCCCCTGCACCAAGAGCGCCATGTTCACGCCCGCGTTCTGGCTGCGCGACAGCTCCTCGCAGAACGCCGTCACGAACCAGTAGTCCAGCCCGCTGCCGCCGTACTTCGGATCGTGGTTGATGCCCAGGAAGCCCAGCTCGCCGGCCTGCTTGAAGATTTCCTTGGGGAAGATGCCCGCCCGGTCCCACTCCAGGGCGTGCGGCGTCAGTTCCTTCTCGACCCAGGCGCGGACCGTCTTGCGAAAGGCCTCGTGCTCCGCGGTGAAGGGGGTGGGCATGGCGGCTCCTCGGAAAGGTTGATTTCCAAGTCAATAGCAGGCGATGTGCTCCTGAACAAGCCTCCGGTCCCGCCATGCCCTTCGTGCCCCTACTGCTCGTTGGCCTCTCCGCCGTGCCCTCGCCGCCCACCTCTCCGGAGGGGACGCTTCGCGCGGTGTGTCAAACCCACGCCGCGGATCCGGGCCACCCCTGGGCCCTCGCCCACGGCATCACCCTGGAGGGCCAGGACTTCCGCACCCGCGATGGGCGCCGCGCCGTGGACGTCATCGTCTCGGACTTCGTGCGCCCGGGGCCGCGCTTCGAGCCCTTCACCGCCGAGGGCATCCCCGTGCAACCCCACCCGGCCCTCCAGGAGAAGACGCTGGTGCTGGCCGGTGTCCCACTGGGCCGGCAGTTCCAGACCCCTCCAGGCCCGGTGACGCTGAAAGCCTTGGTGGAGGCCCTCCAGCGCGGCTTCTCCCCTGCCCTCGCCTCCTCGCCGGACGGCGCGTGGACGCTGGATGCCCTGGGCCACGTCCTGCCACCCGGGACCACCTTCCGCAACGGCGCGGGGGAGACCGTGCGGTTCGATGCGGTGATGGACGAGGCGCTCGCCACACTGGAGCGTGCCCAGGCGGAGCTCGCCGAGGGCATGAAGGCGGGCCTGCCCCAGGTGCCCAAGCGCAAGCAGGGCATCTACACGCACCCGTGTGGTGGGCTGCACTTCTTCCAGGCGGTGGCGAGCTGGGCGCGCCACCCCGCCGTGCGCAAGGCATGGGGCGGAAGGCTGGAGGCCCAAGTAGAGGTGCTGATCTACCGGCTGGGCTCGGAGGCCCGTCAGTACGAGGCCGCGCTGGCCGCCTCCCCCGAACACCGGCTGGCGCTCCTCTCCCAGTCGCTCAAGTTCTATGGCCACTTCCTGGAGACGCTCGGGCGCTACCGGAAGGAGAACGGCTGGCGCCCTACCCCGAAGCAGCAGCAGGCCGTGCTGCGGGCCCGCCAGTTGCTGGAGGCCACCGTCCGCAGGCTGGGCGAAGCGCAGGCCTTTGAGCGGATGCCCACGCTCGCCCAGGAGAATCCCCAGCTCTCCTGGGATCTGCTCGGCGACGCCTGCCATGCGGCGCATGGCCTGGCGCTCTGGAAGTAAGGAAGGCGGCTCAGGAGCGCGGGCGCGGCCACACCCCGGCCACGAGGCGCGCCTTGCCCTGACGCAGCCACTGGGCCCCGGAGCGCAGCAGCCTTCCTCCCCGCTGGCGGACCTCGAACACCGGCCCCAGGAAGAGCCGCTGAGCGCGGAGCTTCAGCAGGTCCGCGCGCAGCTGCGGGGCGGTGGCCACGCGGATGCGCCCCTGCTCGAAGGCCTCGGTGAGGGCCCGGCGCTGGAGCTTGCCGCTGCTCGTCTTGAGCAGCTGCCCGTAGCGGATGAACAGCACGTCCTCGTGCGCCACGGTGACGCCCACCGCCTCCAGGATGGCGGCGGCCACCTGCTTCTGGCTCTCGGGCCGGTGCTCCAGCACCTCCGGGCGGCTCACCTCGGCGAGCACCACCACGCGCCCCTGCGCCTGGAGGACCGCCGTCCTGCCGGAGCGGATGAACGGAAGCCGCTCGATGGCCTGCTCGAAGTCGCTGGAGAAGTAGCTCTGGCCGTTGATCTTGATCCGGTCGTTGAGCCGGCCCGTGATGAACAGCTCGCCGCCCTCCACGAAGCCCAGGTCCCCCGTCGGGTAGAACCCCTCCTCGTCCCGCAGCGGGCGCTCGTCCGCGTAGTACGTCCGCGCCAGGCTCCCGCGCCGCAGCTCGATCTGGCCCAGTTCCCGCTCCCCACAGACGCGGCCCTCCTCGGTCCGGAGCCGCACCTCGAACTCGCTCAGAGGGCGCCCCACGGAGATGGCCGGCTGGCCGCTGGGCCCCGTCACCACCCGCCACCCCTCGTCCCCCACGCACGAGACCATCAGCACCACCTCGGCCATGCCGTAGCAGGGCTTGATCGCCTCGCGCCGCAACCCCTGCGGCGCGAGCCGTTCCGTGAAGCGCTCCAGGTTGGCGATGTTGATGGGCTCGCTGCCCAGGTACACGGTGCGCAGCGCCGACAGCTCCAGCCCCTGAAGGTCCTCGGCCTCCAGCCCGTTCAGGATCTTCAGCGTGTAGTCGATCGCGAAGTTCGGGATGACGGCCAGGGTGGCGCGGTGCTCGGACAGGAACTCCAGCCAGCCCGCCGGATCCATCAGGAAGCTCATGGGCGGGGTGAGGAGCGTGTCACAGCCCCCGTAGAGGCACGACAGCATCCCGCCCACCAGCCCCATGTCGTGGTACAGCGGCAACCAGCTCACGCACCGGTCCTGCGCGCCGAGCCGCCCCTGCTCGACGATCATCCGCAGGTTGGCGTGCAGGTTGCCCCAGGTGATGGGCACGCCCTTGGGGAACGCCGTCGAGCCCGACGAGAACTGCACGAAGGCCAGCGTGTCCTCGCCTGGCTCCCGCAGGCGCGCCCCCTCCACGCGCGCCCCAGCGGGCGGCAGGGGCACCCGCTCCAGGGACAGCTCCAGGGCGCGCAGGCTCGGCACGTCCAGGATGCGGCGCACCCCGTGCCGCTCGGAGAGCCTCGAGAGGAAGTCCCGGTAGGCACCCTTGGGCGTGCTGAGGATGTAGGGCTTCACCGAGAACGGCACCGCCCCCAGCGCCAGCAACCCGAGGAACGAGAGGACGACCGCCTCGGACGTCTCGAAGGGAAAGAGGATCCGGTCCCCGGGCTGGATGCCCTGGGCGCGGAAGTGCTCCGCGCTGGCGGCGATCCGCTCCGGCATCTGCCGGTAGGCGAGAAACGAGGACCGGTGGCCAAAATCCTCGAACAGGGCCAGGCCCCGCTGGGGATCCGCCGCCAGGAGCCGGGCGAAGAGGGTCTCGGTCATGGGGACGCCGTCCTGCTCAGGGCGAAGGGACACGGGATGCGGCCAGGAAGTCCTGGAGCGAGCACAGCGAGCGGTCCGCGGCGTGGACGAAGGCCGCCTGCACCCGGGCCTCCACCGCCAGCCGCGTCCCGGCGTCGATGAGGATCCGCTGGTGGAAGCGCACCCGGTAGTGCACCTCGTGCGCGTCCCCCAGCTCCTCCTCGGACGGGGCCTCCAGGCGGGTGTGCACCACCACCTCCTGCGGGGCGATCTCCTTGCGGTAGTCCACCTCCACCCGCATGGTGAGCGCCACCACCTGGGACACCTTGCGCAGGGCGTTGCGCTCCATCCACGCCCACCGCCCGGCCTCCAGGTACTCCAGGGCGGTGGCGTTGTTCACATGGCCCAGGCTGTCCAGGTCATTGGGCCGCACCCGCAGCGTCAGCAGGGACTCGTCGAAGCGCACGGGTCAGCACCCGACCAGGTCCATCCAGTAGTCCTCCACCTCCTGGGCGGAGGCGCAGGCCACGCCGGTGATGCGCCGCAGCGAGTGCAGGATGAGCGAGCGCTTGCGGTCCAGCGCCTCGGGCGCCACGGCCGCCTGGCCCGCCTCGTTCTCCAGGTGGTCCCACCAGTTGATGTGGGTGCCCCGGTCCTCCACGTGCTCGCGCGCGCTGCCGTACAGCTCGCCCTCCTCCCGGAGGAAGAAGTGCGCCACGGCGAAGGCGTCCTTGATGGGGTAGGCCCCGCTGTCCACCAGCGCCTTGGCGAACGAGATGAAGTACTGCATGTGCTGCACCTCGTCGGCCCCCACGTGCTTGAACAGCGCCCGGAGGCCCGGGTCGGCCACCTGGCGCATGTACTGGCCGTAGTTGACCGAGGCGATGCTCTCGGAGAACGCCAGCATCGTCACCGTGCGCAGCAGGTCATCGTCCGGGAACACCTTGCGGTACTCGATGACCGTCGCGTCGCTCAGCGGCTCGAAGCCCACGCGCATGGCCAGCTGCGTGAAGCTCGTCTCGTGGTGCGACTCCTCCTCATTCCAGTAGCGGCTCCAGGTGCCCAGCGACTGGATGATGGCGGCCACCACGTTGTCCTTGCCCACCCAGCGCCGGCACTCCTGGTCGGCCAGCCGCGCCATGCGGTCCGCGCTGGGCTTGGCGGTCATCTCCGCCTTGCCGGCGTTCCACACCACGAACCGGTCCTTGTCGGAGAGCTGCTCCAGGCGCACGGACTCCACCAGCTCCGTGGCGCTCCAGCGGCGCGACTCGTGCAGCCGGTGCTGCTCCCAGGTGATGTCCACCAGCCGCCGGCCCTCCTCCTTGAAGGCCCGGTACAGGTCCGTCACCACCGCGGGCCTTCGCGGAGCGCTCAGCTCCACCGTGTTGCACTCCACCAGGCCCGCCATCCGCAAGAGGGCCTCCCCCAGCGGCGCCTGGACCCCCTCCGCCTCCCGGATGACCGCCCTCAAACCGGGCTCCCAGGCTGGCACTCCCGGACGAACAGCTCGACTACCTGGGAGATAGGGGTGTCCAGCGACAGCGCCGGCAGCCGCACGCGCACCGCGTACTGCTTGCGGAGCGCGTTGGAGGACTTCGCGAACGCCTCCATCAGGTCCACGCTGTTGTGCATCCGGTCCGACCGCGCGATGACCTCCGCCAAGGTGAGATTCGAGCCGAACAGCTCCTCGGCGTTCAGCCCCACGTGCTCGCAGAACTTCTGGCAGATGAACTCCTTCAACTCGCCCACGTCGGCCATCGTTGCCCTCCCTGGCGCTGCCGGGCGATCCGAACACCGCCCAATTTCACAATTTCAGCGCAGTTAAAAGTGCCTGCCAAGACCTACCCCGTCCGTAGGCCCGGGGCACTTTCTCAATTCCTTATGAAACATCTTCGGAATCGCGAGAGACAACAGGAATAATGATTTTCAGATGCAGCATCTCTTCAGGCGTGAGGCCGGCCTCCGCCAAGATTTGCTGGGAGTGCTGGCCCAGGGTGGGCGGAGGCCGCAGCGGCGTGGGGCCCATCCGCAGGGGCGTCAGCAGGTGGGTCACCGTTCGCCCACGCTGCGCGTCCTGGGCCTCCACGAAGAGCCCCCGGGCCTGGAGTTGCGGGTCCTTCCATACTTCATCGCCTTCCAGGACAGGCTCGATGCACAGGTCCGTGCCCGCGAAGCGCTCCTGCCAGTAGGCCAGGGGGTGCTCGGCGAAGAGCCGCGCCAGTTCGGCCTTCACGCGCGCGCCGGCCTCCGCCGTGTCGTAGCCCTCGGCGAAGAGGTCCATCCGCCCCAGCCGCTCACACAGGCCCGCGAAGAACTTGGGCTCCAGCGCCCCCACCGCCAGCCAGCGGCCATCCTGCGTGCCGTACAGGCCGTAGCACGCGTAGCCCCCGTTGAGCGCCTCGCGCCCGCGCTGCAGCGGCTGGCCCTGCTCTCCCATGGCGAGCCGGGCGGCCAGGTGCATGTGCAGGAAGGCCATCGTCCCGTCCGTCATGGAGACGTCCACGAAGCGCCCCCGGCCCGTGCGCTCGCGCTCGTGCAGCGCCGCCAGGATGCCCACCAGCGCGAAGAGGCTCCCGCCGCCGATGTCCCCCATCTGCACGCCGGGAAAGGCCGGGGCCCCGCCGGCCGCCCCCCCGTAGGCGAGCACGCCCGCGCGGGCCGCGTAGTTCAGGTCATGCCCCGCCTTGAGCCGGTCCGGCCCCGTCTGGCCGTAGCCGGAGATGGCGCAGTAGATGAGGCGCGGGTTCTCCGCCCGGAGCACCGCCTCGCCCAGGCCTAGCTTGTCCATCACGCCCGGGCGGAAGCTCTCCACCAGCACGTCATAGCCGCGCACGAGCCGCTTGAAGGCCTCGCGCCCCGCCTCGGACTTGAGGTCCAGCGCCAGCGAGCGCTTGTTGCGGTTGAGCCCGTAGAAGAGCGCGCTCTCGCCGTCGCGCAGCGGGGGCATCTGCCGGATGTAGTCCCCGCCCTGGGGCTCCTCCACCTTGTCCACGGTGGCGCCCAGGTCCGCCAGCACGAGCGTGGCATACGGGCCGGGCAGCAGCCGCGAGAGGTCCAACACCTTGAGGCCTTGCAGCGGAAGCGTGTCCATGGGGGCACCCGGGGGGAGAAGACGGCAACGGCGCGGCTCCCGGAGAGGGAGGACGCGCCGTTTCAGCCGGGCGCCCTCGCGGGACGCGCCGGAAACCGCCGGGGAGGCTCAGCCGAGCAGCTTGGCCAGCTTCATGGCGAGCCCCATGTCCATGGGCTTGAACTTGAGCTTGCCCTGCATGGCGGCCATCTGCGCGTTGAGCTTCTTCTCGCGGATCTTCACGAAGTCTTCGTCGCTCACGGTGATGGTCATCTTCGGCTCACCGGTGGTGCCCTTCGTCACCCAGTCCGAGTCCTTGGTGAGGTCCATCGTCCAGGTCCCGCCGCTGCCCCCGGTGATGTTGAAGTGGATGATCGCGTTGATGTCCTTGCCCAGCTCGGGCTTCTGCTTGAGCAGGGTGGGGATGTCCGTCTCGAGGACTTGCTGCGCC
This region includes:
- a CDS encoding AHH domain-containing protein, which gives rise to MLGACRSAAARPGAHQHPRRYHQLIFDELLEATAACRSVVDCRAVLTAQLRRLAKQIATPGTELNQLVTQATPR
- a CDS encoding acyl-CoA dehydrogenase family protein is translated as MPTPFTAEHEAFRKTVRAWVEKELTPHALEWDRAGIFPKEIFKQAGELGFLGINHDPKYGGSGLDYWFVTAFCEELSRSQNAGVNMALLVQGQMATPIINEIGTDEQKREFLEPALKGERIAALGVSEPGVGSDVANMKTTARIDGDDYVINGSKMWITNGTRADFITLGVRTGEAGYGGISLVTFPTDVKGFSVSKKLDKVGNLSSDTAILYFEDCRIPRRYVLGEENAGFYSIMTNFQGERLVGALTAVAGMERMVEDALRYGTEREAFGRPLLKFQVWRHKFVEHLTGIEAAKRLTYHAVSVFDAKENAVKEISMAKLFAGDLAQRVAYDCQQFFGGMGYIEETPIARAWRDIRLITIGGGTSEVMKEILSKIYGF
- a CDS encoding SCP2 sterol-binding domain-containing protein, producing the protein MTAQQVLETDIPTLLKQKPELGKDINAIIHFNITGGSGGTWTMDLTKDSDWVTKGTTGEPKMTITVSDEDFVKIREKKLNAQMAAMQGKLKFKPMDMGLAMKLAKLLG
- a CDS encoding acyl-CoA thioesterase — protein: MRFDESLLTLRVRPNDLDSLGHVNNATALEYLEAGRWAWMERNALRKVSQVVALTMRVEVDYRKEIAPQEVVVHTRLEAPSEEELGDAHEVHYRVRFHQRILIDAGTRLAVEARVQAAFVHAADRSLCSLQDFLAASRVPSP
- a CDS encoding CaiB/BaiF CoA transferase family protein → MDTLPLQGLKVLDLSRLLPGPYATLVLADLGATVDKVEEPQGGDYIRQMPPLRDGESALFYGLNRNKRSLALDLKSEAGREAFKRLVRGYDVLVESFRPGVMDKLGLGEAVLRAENPRLIYCAISGYGQTGPDRLKAGHDLNYAARAGVLAYGGAAGGAPAFPGVQMGDIGGGSLFALVGILAALHERERTGRGRFVDVSMTDGTMAFLHMHLAARLAMGEQGQPLQRGREALNGGYACYGLYGTQDGRWLAVGALEPKFFAGLCERLGRMDLFAEGYDTAEAGARVKAELARLFAEHPLAYWQERFAGTDLCIEPVLEGDEVWKDPQLQARGLFVEAQDAQRGRTVTHLLTPLRMGPTPLRPPPTLGQHSQQILAEAGLTPEEMLHLKIIIPVVSRDSEDVS
- a CDS encoding ferritin-like domain-containing protein, which gives rise to MRAVIREAEGVQAPLGEALLRMAGLVECNTVELSAPRRPAVVTDLYRAFKEEGRRLVDITWEQHRLHESRRWSATELVESVRLEQLSDKDRFVVWNAGKAEMTAKPSADRMARLADQECRRWVGKDNVVAAIIQSLGTWSRYWNEEESHHETSFTQLAMRVGFEPLSDATVIEYRKVFPDDDLLRTVTMLAFSESIASVNYGQYMRQVADPGLRALFKHVGADEVQHMQYFISFAKALVDSGAYPIKDAFAVAHFFLREEGELYGSAREHVEDRGTHINWWDHLENEAGQAAVAPEALDRKRSLILHSLRRITGVACASAQEVEDYWMDLVGC
- a CDS encoding AMP-binding protein, with protein sequence MTETLFARLLAADPQRGLALFEDFGHRSSFLAYRQMPERIAASAEHFRAQGIQPGDRILFPFETSEAVVLSFLGLLALGAVPFSVKPYILSTPKGAYRDFLSRLSERHGVRRILDVPSLRALELSLERVPLPPAGARVEGARLREPGEDTLAFVQFSSGSTAFPKGVPITWGNLHANLRMIVEQGRLGAQDRCVSWLPLYHDMGLVGGMLSCLYGGCDTLLTPPMSFLMDPAGWLEFLSEHRATLAVIPNFAIDYTLKILNGLEAEDLQGLELSALRTVYLGSEPINIANLERFTERLAPQGLRREAIKPCYGMAEVVLMVSCVGDEGWRVVTGPSGQPAISVGRPLSEFEVRLRTEEGRVCGERELGQIELRRGSLARTYYADERPLRDEEGFYPTGDLGFVEGGELFITGRLNDRIKINGQSYFSSDFEQAIERLPFIRSGRTAVLQAQGRVVVLAEVSRPEVLEHRPESQKQVAAAILEAVGVTVAHEDVLFIRYGQLLKTSSGKLQRRALTEAFEQGRIRVATAPQLRADLLKLRAQRLFLGPVFEVRQRGGRLLRSGAQWLRQGKARLVAGVWPRPRS